The Deinococcus fonticola nucleotide sequence TGGGGCGACCAGTGCACTGGCGATCCGGAAGGTCTCGTTGCGCTCGCGATCGCCATCATCCCAGTAGCCGTCTACGCAGAGCCAGGTGCGTCCCTTTCGATCCGTCAGCAGCCCTTCCATGAAGTCGGTTTCGTCGGTTCCGGCTTCATCTTGCCACGAGTCGGTCACAGCTTGCCCTAGCCAACTGGGACGCTTGAGTGGGGCTGGGTCACGCCGATCTGCAAGCCAACGACCATCAGCGCGGGGGTTCTGGCAAGTTAACGCTGATAGGCTCCTGAGCTGTGACTAACCGGAAACCCTATCGACACCGTTTCCCACTGAGCGTGATTGGGTATGCCCTGTGGCTGTACCACCGCTTTCCGCTTAGCCAACGTGATGTTCAAGAGCTTCTTCATGAACGAGGAATCCACGTCAGTCACGAAACCCTTCGCCAGTGGAACATCAAATTCGCTCCGCTCCTCACTGAGGAATTGCGCCACCGGGAACCCCGTCGGGGTTCCCGGTGGCATCTGGATGAGGTGCATGTTGTCGTTGGTGGGATCAAACACTGGCTTTGGAGAGCGGTGGATGAACAGGGTGCCGTGCTGGACGTCCTCCTACAGGAACACCGTGATACTGAGGCCGCCAAAACATTCTTTACTCGCTTGCTGAGGGAATACGACGTCCCACAGGCCATTCATACAGATAAGCTCTGGAGTTATGGTGCAGCTATCCGGGAATTACCCGTGCTCCACGGCGTGGAGCACGTCCAAGTGGTATCGAGTGCTCGCTGCAACAATCTGGTCGAACAATCACATCGACCGACCAGACAACGGGAACGACAGCAAATCGGATTCAAAAGACGACGACGAACTCAGGAATTCCTCGCTCTGCACGCCCGCACTGCCAATCTTCATCGCCAGACCAGAACCACAGTCCCAGCCAGTCAAAGACGAGTGAATCAGACCTCCGCAACGCGGGTATGGCATGAAGCGTTGCAACAAGCAGCCTGAAACTCAGGCTGCACTTCGGGTCGTTTTACCTCGGCGAAGTTAAGTTGCCAGAACCCTCCTGACGCAAAATCTCATTCTCTTTGCGGAGCCGCTGGATTTCCTGCTCTTGTGGCGTCAGGGTCGTTCGACCCTGACCAGGGAAAGCCGCTTCTCCTGCTTTCTGAGTCTGGAGTCGCCAGCGGTAGAGGACTGAGGGGCTGATCCCGAGGTCACGGGCCGCCCGGCTCGGGCCAACATCGTCACGGTCGGCCAGTTCGATGGCCTGGCGTTTGAATTCGGCGGTGTAGGTCTTCCTGGTCGTCATGGTCTCGCCTCCTATGCTGAAGGCTTAACCGCACCGACGCAAAACTGCCCTAATCCCAACCTGGAGAACCAGCGGGAGGGCATCGCTAAAGCAAAACAGGCTGGGAAATACAAAGGCCGCAAACGGGTGCTCAGCCCGGAGCAGGTTGAGCAAGCCCGGCAGCGGGTGGCTGCGGGAGAAAAGAAAACGGCCCTCGCCCGCGAGCTGGGCGTCAATAGAGATACGCTCTATGAGGCGCTGAAGAGCTGATTCAGCTCCAGGGATCAGCTCCCCGCACCCAATCCCAGAACAACTGAAGCACGGTACGCTGATCTGACAGTACTTGGGCCTCACCAATCATCCCTGGCAACAGCGGTCTTTCTTTAAGGGTAAGGTTGCCACGAGGCAGACTCACTTCCACCTGGTAGAGCACCAGCCCCGTGCTAGACACCTCACTGGTCGGAGAAACGCCGCTCAATTTACCTTTGGTTACGCCGTATTTCTGGCGTGGGTAGCCATTCCAGGCAATCTGAACCTGTGCGCCTGTCTTCAGTTTAGGGCGGTCTTTTTCATTTGCTGTCCCTTTAAACACCATTGGAACACCTGCTGGAAGTATGGCAAGCATGCTCTGACCAGCCCCCAGGGTCTGACCGACATGTAGATCACTGACTTGCATCACCTGCCCGTCAATTGGGCTGGTCACCTCAACTTTCTGGTTCAAGGTCAGCAGTTTCAACTGTGCCTCTGCTGAGGCCAGTCTAGATCGTGCTTGTCGGAGAGCGGCCTGGGCGCTGTTTACTGCCGCTTCAGCCGCTTCCATATCAGCACGGGGCACCCCCCCCACGTTGTAAACAGTTCGCACACTGCTTTCCTGCCGCTGCTTGTTCTGCAAGTCAATCTCAGCCTGGGCAATGTCCTGGCGGGCTTGTGTGGCTGCATTCTGTTGAATCGAGAGTTGTAGAGCGGCGTCCTGCGAATCACGACTCAGCGCATCTAGGGTGAACAGCAAGTCTCCTTTACTCACCTTCTGCCAGAGCTTGACTTGATTCTTCACTACACGACCAGCACTCGGAACGTTCACCTGAACAGGCTCCAGCTGGGGGGTCAGGGTTCCCCTGACCAATGCATAAACCCTAACATTTGCCACGGAAGCCCAGATAATGGCGGCTAGCAGACTGAGTGCTAGGAACCACAGCATCAAGCGGGGCAAGCGGTGCAAAGGTTGTTCCCATTGAACAGCTTGCATCATTCCGGCAGCCTCAAGGCCTCACTACAACTTGTTGATTTGTAGGGCCGGATGGTTCCTTCGACCAGTTTCAATACCTGATCTGCCGGAGCCATCAGCGCTGGGCGGTGAGTAATCACCAACAGAGTACGGTTTCCTTTCAACTGCTCCAAAATCTGCACCACCCTAGCTTCCCGATCCATGTCCAAGGTCGCGGTCGGTTCGTCCAGAATAAGCACTTCCGCATCTGAGAGGAGTAGACGGGCAA carries:
- a CDS encoding helix-turn-helix domain-containing protein, whose product is MLSPEQVEQARQRVAAGEKKTALARELGVNRDTLYEALKS
- a CDS encoding IS6 family transposase translates to MTNRKPYRHRFPLSVIGYALWLYHRFPLSQRDVQELLHERGIHVSHETLRQWNIKFAPLLTEELRHREPRRGSRWHLDEVHVVVGGIKHWLWRAVDEQGAVLDVLLQEHRDTEAAKTFFTRLLREYDVPQAIHTDKLWSYGAAIRELPVLHGVEHVQVVSSARCNNLVEQSHRPTRQRERQQIGFKRRRRTQEFLALHARTANLHRQTRTTVPASQRRVNQTSATRVWHEALQQAA
- a CDS encoding efflux RND transporter periplasmic adaptor subunit, producing the protein MMQAVQWEQPLHRLPRLMLWFLALSLLAAIIWASVANVRVYALVRGTLTPQLEPVQVNVPSAGRVVKNQVKLWQKVSKGDLLFTLDALSRDSQDAALQLSIQQNAATQARQDIAQAEIDLQNKQRQESSVRTVYNVGGVPRADMEAAEAAVNSAQAALRQARSRLASAEAQLKLLTLNQKVEVTSPIDGQVMQVSDLHVGQTLGAGQSMLAILPAGVPMVFKGTANEKDRPKLKTGAQVQIAWNGYPRQKYGVTKGKLSGVSPTSEVSSTGLVLYQVEVSLPRGNLTLKERPLLPGMIGEAQVLSDQRTVLQLFWDWVRGADPWS